The following coding sequences are from one Panicum hallii strain FIL2 chromosome 5, PHallii_v3.1, whole genome shotgun sequence window:
- the LOC112895307 gene encoding uncharacterized protein LOC112895307, giving the protein MMGTAVELGRRHGDARFYDAARARRGHQRGSPKSRWSPAADAAQEKVPSPPAAPGVSGNLERFVAAVTPSVPAQYPSKRASRGWRTSGVDGDQDRPYFVLRDVWEAYSEWSAYGAGVPLMLDGCDGVVQYYVPYLSAIQLYGDPAVLRAPTSTRHMMNDSDGDSHDSSSDASSDCGHGRLKHFTQEGFSSDDGESGDPHDRLLFQYLEFDSPFCREPLTDKVSSLSARFPGLKSLKSCDLSLRSWISVAWYPIYRIPTGPTLKDLDACFLTFHRLSTCSGDHVGVIQYPWGGDSTANVSLPVFGMASYKFSKSVWSPNDGDWQLASVLLQAAADWLRDSRASHPDYQFFVSRGAYNR; this is encoded by the exons ATGATGGgcaccgccgtcgagctcggCCGGAGGCACGGCGATGCCCGCTTCTACGACGCCGCCAGGGCCCGCCGAGGCCACCAGCGCGGCTCCCCCAAGTCGCGGTGGTctcccgccgccgacgccgcccagGAGAAAGTACCATCGCCACCGGCGGCCCCCGGCGTTTCAGGCAACCTCGAGCGGTTCGTGGCCGCCGTGACCCCGTCCGTCCCGGCGCAGTACCCCTCCAAG AGGGCATCCAGGGGGTGGAGGACCAGCGGCGTCGATGGCGACCAGGATAGGCCGTACTTTGTTCTCCGCGACGTGTGGGAGGCGTACAGTGAATGGAGCGCGTATGGTGCCGGCGTGCCACTCATGCTTGATGGATGCGACGGGGTCGTCCAGTACTATGTGCCCTACTTGTCTGCCATCCAGCTCTATGGAGACCCCGCTGTCCTGCGGGCACCTACTAGCACAAG ACATATGATGAATGACAGTGATGGGGATAGCCATGATTCCAGCAGTGATGCGAGCAGTGATTGTGGGCATGGAAGGTTAAAGCATTTTACTCAGGAAGGTTTCTCAAGTGATGATGGTGAATCTGGGGATCCTCATGACCGCTTGCTCTTTCAATATCTTGAGTTTGATTCACCATTCTGTCGTGAACCTTTGACTGATAAG GTCTCTAGCCTCTCAGCTAGATTTCCTGGACTGAAGAGCTTAAAAAGTTGTGACTTATCATTGAGAAGTTGGATATCTGTTGCTTG GTATCCAATTTACCGTATCCCTACTGGCCCAACATTAAAAGATCTGGATGCTTGCTTTCTGACTTTCCATCGGCTTTCAACTTGCTCAGGAG ATCATGTTGGCGTCATACAATATCCTTGGGGTGGTGATAGCACAGCAAATGTATCACTCCCTGTTTTTGGTATGGCTTCTTATAAGTTCAGCAAGTCAGTATGGTCCCCGAATGATGGGGATTGGCAGCTGGCAAGTGTCTTACTTCAAGCTGCTGCTGATTGGCTGCGAGATAGCCGTGCCAGCCATCCGGATTATCAGTTCTTTGTCTCGCGCGGTGCATACAACAGGTAG